Proteins encoded together in one Macadamia integrifolia cultivar HAES 741 chromosome 8, SCU_Mint_v3, whole genome shotgun sequence window:
- the LOC122085864 gene encoding F-box/kelch-repeat protein SKIP4: MMEHPEHEPECSTDMTQNNAPLICGLPDDIALFCLARVPRRYHMTLKCVSKRWRELVCSEEWYYYRQKHNLEETWIYALCRDKSDQIHCYVMDPNSSREGWKLIQGLPPRCSKRKGMASEVLGKKFYLLGGCSWSEDATHDVYCYDASKNTWDEAASMSTARCYFACEALNGKFYAIGGVTSSSSDQCSWDTYDPSTTSGMTHMDPNIFSDIQESVVLHGKIYIRGAVSTIFQHIPALVYEPTSSTWQHVDEDLVSGWHGPAVVVDDTLYVLDQSSGTRLMMWLPKSRDWVSVGRLSPLLTRPPCRLVAIGKSIFVIGKGLSTVMLDLAKAGNVGGVMVSSSFPKLDSDDDVISCKALSV; this comes from the exons ATGATGGAACATCCGGAACATGAACCTGAGTGCTCCACAGATATGACACAAAATAATGCACCACTTATATGTGGGCTTCCAGATGACATTGCTCTTTTCTGCTTAGCAAGGGTTCCCCGGAGATACCACATGACCCTTAAGTGTGTTTCAAAGAGGTGGAGGGAGTTGGTGTGCAGTGAAGAGTGGTATTATTACCGACAAAAGCATAATCTGGAGGAGACATGGATTTATGCATTGTGTAGAGACAAATCTGATCAAATTCACTGCTATGTTATGGATCCCAACTCATCACGGGAGGGCTGGAAGCTCATCCAAGGCTTACCACCACGGTGCTCGAAGAGAAAAGGCATGGCTTCTGAAGTTTTGGGGAAAAAGTTCTACCTACTGGGTGGCTGCAGTTGGTCTGAAGATGCTACCCATGATGTATATTGCTATGATGCTTCCAAGAACACTTGGGATGAAGCTGCTTCAATGTCAACTGCGAG GTGCTACTTTGCTTGTGAAGCTTTGAATGGGAAATTCTATGCAATAGGAGGCGTAACATCGAGTTCAAGTGATCAATGCTCATGGGATACTTATGACCCATCTACCACTAGTGGGATGACCCACATGGACCCAAATATTTTCTCTGATATCCAGGAGTCGGTGGTTTTGCATGGAAAAATTTACATCCGTGGTGCTGTGTCTACGATATTCCAACACATTCCCGCGCTTGTGTATGAACCAACAAGCAGTACATGGCAGCATGTTGATGAGGATCTGGTGTCAGGCTGGCATGGTCCTGCTGTTGTTGTGGATGATACTCTTTATGTGCTGGATCAGAGTTCAGGAACAAGGCTGATGATGTGGCTGCCAAAGAGTAGGGATTGGGTATCAGTTGGCAGGCTGTCACCATTGCTGACAAGGCCACCATGTAGACTCGTTGCCATTGGGAAGAGTATTTTTGTAATAGGGAAGGGGCTTAGCACCGTCATGCTCGACTTGGCAAAGGCTGGGAATGTGGGAGGGGTGATGGTGAGTTCTTCATTTCCCAAACTAGATTCTGATGATGATGTAATTAGTTGTAAAGCGCTGTCAGTATGA